The sequence GCCTTTTTTTCTATAATAGCAATTTTTGTCTCTATTTCGGGTGGCTGAATATCCGCAATAAGTCCCCACTCAAACCGTGATCTTAACCTACTTTCCAGGTTCGGAATATCTTTAGGAAATTTATCACTTGTAACAACGATTTGTTTTCCTGAATCGTGCAGGGTGTTAAACGTATGGAAAAACTCTTCCTGGGTTCTTTCCTTTCCGGCCATAAACTGGATGTCATCGATAAGAAGACAGTCGATGTTTCTGTATTTTTCTCGAAACTTCGGCATCCTGTCATACCGTATCGAGTTGATCAATTCGTTCATAAACTCTTCTGCAGAGACATATACAACATTCATGTCTTTATGGAGAGAAAGTGCATGAAAACCGATAGCGTTCAGCAGATGTGTTTTTCCAAGGCCAACCCCGCCATAAATAAACAAAGGATTATAATTCTTCGCCGGTTGTTCTGCTACAGCGACCGATGCCGCATGAGCAAATTGGTTGCATGGTCCGACAACAAATCTTTCAAAACTGTAATGTGGATTTAATGAATGATTAATCCCTGATCGAACAGACTTAATTGGAGTGCGTGTTTTTTCCGGGTGCTCCCCATGCCGGCGAACTGAACTCTGACTTTTTTTTATTTCCTGAGCGATCTGAAGATCGACTTTTAGGTCGATGCCTGCCAAGGATGTGAGGGTCTCCTTGATGACAGAGTGGTAGTTTTCGATAAGCCAGTCTTTAAAAAACTTATTGGGCACATTCAGAGTGATATTGTTGCCCTCCATAGAGGATATTTTGATCGGCATGATCCATGTCTCAAAGTTTTGTTGACTGACCTTTTCTTTAATAATTTGAAGACTTTTTTCCCAAAGTATATCCAAATCAGCTCACCTTATAAACAGGTTTCTCAACACCTGTTGATACATTGCTTTAAAGAAGAACCCCTTAACTATCTGCGAGGTTCATCAGTAATGTCAACAGTCGATTCATCTCTTCCGCTGTTTTAAACTTGATTTCTATTGTCCCTTTATTTTTATGCCGATGAATATGGGTTTCCGTCATTAACCGTGATGAAAGCTCATTTTCGAGATCACGGAGAAACGGGTCCTTTTTTGGGGGTTTTTTCTCCGCCGGCATCTTTTTAAGTTTTTGAACCAAGCTTTCCGTTTCTCTTACGCTGAGTACCTTTTTAAGTATGACATTGAGGATTTTAATCTGCTCTCCCGGAGTATCGAGCGTGAGAAGGGCTCTCGCATGCCCGGGGCTAATGGTTCTGTTGATGAGGGCAGTCTTGATTTCTTGAGGCAGTTTCAGCAACCTTATCGTATTGGCAATAGTTGAGCGGTCCTTTCCGACCCGTGATGAGAGTTCCTCCTGAGACAAGCCGAATGTATTGATCAGCGTTTGGTAGGCATCAGCCTCTTCAAGGGGATTCAAGCCTTCACGCTGAACGTTTTCTATGAGGGATAGCTCAGCCGCCTCCGAATCTCCGGCATCTCTTACAACGACGGGCACTTCTTTGAGTCCCGCTGCCTGGGCGGCTCTCCACCTGCGCTCTCCTGCGATGATCTCATAACCGGTATCGGATCTTCGTACAACAATAGGTTGAATAATACCATTCTTCTTTATGGATGTTACAAGGCGCCTCTGCTCCCGGTCGTTAAAGTCCCTGCGGGACTGAAACCGGTTGGGAGAAAGCTCTTCAATTCCGCATATTATATACGAGGGCCTTGTGCTGACATCATCAAGCAGATCGGGGAACATGGCCCCGAGCCCCTTACCGAGGGAACTTTTTGGCGGCATCTATATCCTCCCGTTGGTCAGGATTTCTTGTGCGAGTTCCATATAGGAAACAGCGCCACGTGATTTAATATCGTAAAGAATGATGGGCAGACCATGACTCGGACTTTCAGATAATCTGACATTCCTATGAATAATCGTTTTAAACACCTTTTGGCCAAAATGTTTTTTCACATCTTCACTGACCCGATGGGAGAGCGTATTTCTCGTATCAAACATAGTGAGCAGAATACCGCCAAGAGCCAATGAGGGATTCAGCCTCGCTTTAACCAATCTCACCGTATTGAGTAAATATCCAAGGCCTTCCATAGCGAAATATTCACACTGGAGAGGGATTACCAAATAATCAGAAGCAACGAGAGCGTTTACCGTTAAAAATCCAAGAGATGGGGGACAGTCAATGATGATGAAGTCATACGCCGCATCCAGATTCTTCAACAAAATGCGGAGCTTTTTTTCCCTATCTTCAAGAGTTACAAACTCTACCTCTATTCCTATCAGATCTTGATTGGCAGGTACCACATCAAGAAAGGGCAACTGCGTACTAACAATAACTTCTTTCAGGAGAACCTTGCCAATGAGGGAATGATAAAGATTTTTTTTACTGATGATGTCCTTGTCTATGCCCATGCCGCTCGAGGCATTGCCCTGGGAGTCGCAGTCGATGAGCAATGTTTTCTTCTCCGCTGCCGCCAGAGATGCGGCAAGATTGATTGCAGTGGTTGTCTTGCCAACCCCTCCTTTTTGATTAGCTATACATATGATTTTACGCATGATTTAATAGAACATAAAAACATCTTTTACGATCGTAAATTTTGGGGGAACCATAGCATACAATAGCATTTTTGAGAAGGAATATTTCCTTGATCAAGGAAGTTTTTCGTAGATGATAATTTTGCGAAAATCGCCCGTTATGGGCAAGGTTAAATCGTGGCTCGCGATGTATTTTAATCCCACATTTTGGGACATGTCGGCAGCTTCCGTTAGTTCTTCATCTGATCTTTTGCTTTTCATTGCTATTAAGATACCGTTTGGGGAGAGAAAGAATCCTCCAATCCGGAGGAGTTGTGGCAGTTTAAACGTGGCCCTCGATATGACCACTTCAAAACGGCCTCTATAGGTTTCATCTTCCATCAGGCTTTCGACGCGGTTGTTGATGACCGTAATGTCTGTGAGGTTTAAGCTGCGGATTATATGCTTGAGAAAAGAGGATTTTTTACGTGACGACTCGAGCAGGACGACCGTTAATGAATTCGGGGCAATCTTCAAAGGAATACCAGGGAATCCGGCCCCTGAGCCGATGTCGAGAACCTGACCGGTTTTACTTTTGATATAGGGTAACAGCGTCAGCGAATCAATGAAGTGCTTGATGGGTATATCGAGATCTGATCTTACAGAGACTAAATTGATTTTTTTGTTCCAGGTGAGGAGTTCTTTGTAATATGTCTCAAAGAGAACTAACTCTTTTGCTTTGAGAGATATATCTATTGCCATGGCAGCTTGGAACAGAATATCTCTCATTCGATGCTTCCTTTTCAGTTAAACGTAATCCTTCTCCCTCGAGAATTGAGGGAGAAGGAAGGAAATGGAATAATGTTGATATGATATGTTTCTTTAAACAATGATTGCCGCTTTGAATGTTTCGAAGCCGAGTTTGTCTATCATACTGCCCAATCGCTGTTTTGGACTGGCGTGCGATTTGTAATATTCGATGATTGTATCGGTCAGCACAAGAGCCTGTTCCGTGGTAAGATCCCGGGCAAGTTCCTGTGACAATCTGGGATTCACCCCGCCATTGCCCCCGACTAAGACCCGCCAGCCTTTCGGAAAACCGACAATGCCGATATCTTTAATACAGGTTTCAGCGCACTGGTTCGCGCAGCCGCTGACTCCGAATTTGAACTTGCCGGGTACCTGTGCGCCGTGGTATTTCTCATCCAGTTTGAGGCCCAATCCAAGACTGTCCTGCTGACCGCGCTTGCAGAAGGTTGTTCCTGGGCATGCCTTGATACTCCGCACACAGAGGCCGACCGCCGCCCCCGGAGACATTCCCAGATCTGCCCAGACAGCATCAATGTCTTCCTCTTTCAGTCCCACAATCGCGATTCTTGCCGCACTGGTTATTTTCAGTGCTGCCGCGCCATATTTCTCAGCTACGTCGGCCAGTTTGCGCAGCGTTTCGGGGCTGACAACGCCACATGAAATATGCGGCGCCACCGCATAGGTCTGTTTATCACGCTGAATAATTACGCCTTTTTCTCCATCCTGCAGCATTACACGTTTCCTCCATTTATTATTTTTGACGGTTTCGTAAAAAGCCAGGTTCCGTCTAAAATTGTCATTCCTGCGAAAATAGATTCCATGTATTCCCCCCTTTAGAAAAGGGGGGGTGGGGGGGATTTGATAATCGCGTGGAAAATCCCCCTGTATCCCCCTTTTGCAAAGGGGGACCTGAGTGACATGGTTTTTGACACGAGATCATCATTTTTTTTAGGATGCTACTATAGGAGCAAGGCTTCGGTGTGTCAAGGTGGCTTATCTTCGCCCATTCCTTGCAATATTTCATTGCGGTTGTATCAGAGTTCTTCATTCTTTGTTTTTCGGTACATCGCGCGATGCCTGAATTCACCTACAAATATTTAGACTCGGGGTAAAAATAGGTATCGCGATTACCATTCGAAGTATTGGTTTCATTTAGGCTGCTTATAAGGACAATCTTTAAATAGAGCTATTATTTCGTTTCTGTTGTGATCAACGTTTCCAAATGTCTTTTCATATCCCTTTGCTATTTTCATCAAAGTTGAAGGATCATTCTTAAGCTGTCCAGCGAAACACTCCACATAACTGCAATCCACACAATACAATTTTAGACCGTCTATATAAGCAAATATTTTTTCTAATGTATTCAAAAGATTTAATCATCACCTCCTAAGGCTTCATAAGCATCCAGAACATTCTTCATTGCTATCTTCTCGGCTTTAGAAATAACTCTGTCTTTATGGTATGTCGTTCCTTCATTTCTTATCACCGTTTTTTTAGAATTGATTACCGCCTGCACAATTTTATAAATATTATCACCAACCGGCTCATCAGACCATTCCCAGATAGTCGTATAATGGTCCCTCTCAACTTTTAAGGGCATTATCTCAAAAATCTGATTGTCAGCTTTAATAATATATTTTTCTATAAACAACCAATTGCTGCTTGCATACTGCATCTTCAATCTCAGGTATGTGTGCCCACTTATTGACTTGCCTATATACAAATGCATGTTGTTTGTGTTGTTAGAGCTTGGGGTTGATTTATCTGTATACCATGTCACTTTTTCTATCTCATCATGCTTTATTCTCATTTTTGCCAAGGCTTGTTTCTTTCTTTTTTCTTGTTCTTTTTTAACTGCTTGTTCCTTCTCAGCAATTTCTTCCAAAAGCTTTTTAGCATCGCTATACTCTGCATCAGATTGCTTTATAAATGATATATGTTTGCTTGCACCAACGATGTCTTTTTTTTCTACCAAACTTTGTGCTAATTTTAAGTGCTGACGCGCCGTAATTTTTGGTTCTGAAGTATCCATTTTCGTAATGGGTGAAGGTTTTTTTGAAGGTTCTTTAGAAACTTCTGAAACTATAACCGTGATAAGAAGGATTAGAAATAAGATTCCAACAGCAATTAAACACCCAACTTTTTTCTTCAAGATAGTCTTTTTAACTTTTGCCCCACAATTTGGGCATTTATCAGCCTCTGAACTTACAGCCTTTCCACATTCATGACAATTTTGAAGAGTCATCGCGTCTTCCACTCACATTTAAAATTGCATATTGTCCGGTTTTTAAGTCTTTAAAGAAAGAAAAACACAAAAACCCGCTCTTTTTGAGAAACGGGGTCTTACTGATCCATTCATAACAGTCCTCTTTGTTAAAGGGTTTATTCCGTTCAGACCAAATTGAGCCTTGCTTACAAGGTTATCAT comes from Deltaproteobacteria bacterium and encodes:
- a CDS encoding NAD(P)/FAD-dependent oxidoreductase; protein product: MLQDGEKGVIIQRDKQTYAVAPHISCGVVSPETLRKLADVAEKYGAAALKITSAARIAIVGLKEEDIDAVWADLGMSPGAAVGLCVRSIKACPGTTFCKRGQQDSLGLGLKLDEKYHGAQVPGKFKFGVSGCANQCAETCIKDIGIVGFPKGWRVLVGGNGGVNPRLSQELARDLTTEQALVLTDTIIEYYKSHASPKQRLGSMIDKLGFETFKAAIIV
- the rsmG gene encoding 16S rRNA (guanine(527)-N(7))-methyltransferase RsmG — encoded protein: MRDILFQAAMAIDISLKAKELVLFETYYKELLTWNKKINLVSVRSDLDIPIKHFIDSLTLLPYIKSKTGQVLDIGSGAGFPGIPLKIAPNSLTVVLLESSRKKSSFLKHIIRSLNLTDITVINNRVESLMEDETYRGRFEVVISRATFKLPQLLRIGGFFLSPNGILIAMKSKRSDEELTEAADMSQNVGLKYIASHDLTLPITGDFRKIIIYEKLP
- a CDS encoding zinc ribbon domain-containing protein produces the protein MTLQNCHECGKAVSSEADKCPNCGAKVKKTILKKKVGCLIAVGILFLILLITVIVSEVSKEPSKKPSPITKMDTSEPKITARQHLKLAQSLVEKKDIVGASKHISFIKQSDAEYSDAKKLLEEIAEKEQAVKKEQEKRKKQALAKMRIKHDEIEKVTWYTDKSTPSSNNTNNMHLYIGKSISGHTYLRLKMQYASSNWLFIEKYIIKADNQIFEIMPLKVERDHYTTIWEWSDEPVGDNIYKIVQAVINSKKTVIRNEGTTYHKDRVISKAEKIAMKNVLDAYEALGGDD
- a CDS encoding ParB/RepB/Spo0J family partition protein → MPPKSSLGKGLGAMFPDLLDDVSTRPSYIICGIEELSPNRFQSRRDFNDREQRRLVTSIKKNGIIQPIVVRRSDTGYEIIAGERRWRAAQAAGLKEVPVVVRDAGDSEAAELSLIENVQREGLNPLEEADAYQTLINTFGLSQEELSSRVGKDRSTIANTIRLLKLPQEIKTALINRTISPGHARALLTLDTPGEQIKILNVILKKVLSVRETESLVQKLKKMPAEKKPPKKDPFLRDLENELSSRLMTETHIHRHKNKGTIEIKFKTAEEMNRLLTLLMNLADS
- the dnaA gene encoding chromosomal replication initiator protein DnaA translates to MDILWEKSLQIIKEKVSQQNFETWIMPIKISSMEGNNITLNVPNKFFKDWLIENYHSVIKETLTSLAGIDLKVDLQIAQEIKKSQSSVRRHGEHPEKTRTPIKSVRSGINHSLNPHYSFERFVVGPCNQFAHAASVAVAEQPAKNYNPLFIYGGVGLGKTHLLNAIGFHALSLHKDMNVVYVSAEEFMNELINSIRYDRMPKFREKYRNIDCLLIDDIQFMAGKERTQEEFFHTFNTLHDSGKQIVVTSDKFPKDIPNLESRLRSRFEWGLIADIQPPEIETKIAIIEKKAQENNVVLPHNVAYYVASHVESNIRELEGYLIRISAFSSLTGKEIDLNLTKEVLKKILKRNEKEDVTIEEILKTVAGKLNIKLSDIKSQKKNKNLVLSRQIAMYLSRKMTASSFPDIGEKIGGRDHSTVIYANNKMKKALEEDTTLKKIIQDIEETLLNKA
- a CDS encoding AAA family ATPase; translated protein: MRKIICIANQKGGVGKTTTAINLAASLAAAEKKTLLIDCDSQGNASSGMGIDKDIISKKNLYHSLIGKVLLKEVIVSTQLPFLDVVPANQDLIGIEVEFVTLEDREKKLRILLKNLDAAYDFIIIDCPPSLGFLTVNALVASDYLVIPLQCEYFAMEGLGYLLNTVRLVKARLNPSLALGGILLTMFDTRNTLSHRVSEDVKKHFGQKVFKTIIHRNVRLSESPSHGLPIILYDIKSRGAVSYMELAQEILTNGRI